Proteins from one Hoplias malabaricus isolate fHopMal1 chromosome 2, fHopMal1.hap1, whole genome shotgun sequence genomic window:
- the LOC136678832 gene encoding snaclec A8-like, whose protein sequence is MDLKWVSIIFQLSAVCGVSAYTSYRYVFVNEAKTWTEAQSYCRQNYTDLATINNMEEMKNLNTTLKDKTTSSVWIGLNRGNTGRWLWSLADEDKVVLVNLTLTWKDALRYCREHHVDLVSVHSGEVQSWVMEVAQKASTDHVWLGLRHTCTLSFWFWVSGESICYQNWAPGNGTGGEHCGSGERSGAVESSGEQKWVSLTQNQQLNFICTNY, encoded by the exons ATGGATCTGAAGTGGGTTTCCATCATCTTCCAGTTatcag ctgtgtgtggggTATCTGCATACACTTCGTATCGGTACGTTTTTGTGAATGAAGCTAAAACCTGGACTGAAGCTCAGAGCTACTGCAGACAGAACTACACTGATCTGGCCACCAtcaacaacatggaggagatgaAGAACCTGAACACGACTCTCAAAGATAAAACTACCAGCTCAGTGTGGATCGGTCTAAACAGAGGGAACACTGGGAGATGGCTGTGGTCTCTGGCTGATGAAG ATAAAGTGGTGTTGGTGAATCTGACTCTGACCTGGAAAGACGCTCTGAGATACTGCAGGGAGCACCATGTGGATCTGGTCTCAGTTCACTCTGGGGAGGTCCAGTCCTGGGTGATGGAGGTGGCTCAGAAAGCCTCCACTGATCACGTTTGGCTGGGGCTACGTCACACCTGCACCCTCAGCTTCTGGTTCTGGGTCAGTGGAGAGTCCATCTGCTACCAGAACTGGGCTCCAGGGAACGGGACTGGGGGAGAACACTGTGGTTCTGGAGAGAGATCTGGAGCGGTGGAATCGAGTGGAGAACAGAAGTGGGTCAGTCTGACACAGAACCAGCAGCTCAACTTCATCTGCACCAACTACTGA